The Malus sylvestris chromosome 8, drMalSylv7.2, whole genome shotgun sequence genomic interval AACGGTTGAAGTTGAAAGAGAATGCTGTGAGATCACAGATGCATGTATTGCTAAATAAGTTATCCGCTCACAAATATATTGAGTGGCATAGGAGCTCAGATGACAATAGTATGGTGAAAGATCTGTTTTGGACTCACCCTGCTAGTGTAGATGTCTTACGTGCATTCCCCCATGTCCTAATCATGGATTGCATAAGTGAGACGTATTCTTTTCCCCTTTTAGAGATCGTAGGGGTGACTTGTACTAATATAACCTTCTCAGCTGCATTTGCTTACCTTGATGCTAAGAATGAAGACAATTACATATGGGCTTTGAGTAGATTGAGGGCTGTGTTGGATGAACATTGTCTTCCTACAGTTATTGTCATGGACAAAGACTTGCCTCTCATGAGCGCTGTTCATAGTATTTTTCCAAGTGCCCGACATTTGTTGTGTAAATTACATATCAGCAAACATGTGTTGGCAAAGTGTAAGGACATGTTTGAGGGTAAAGATCAGTTGGATAAGTTCATGATGAGTTGGAATATGTTGGTGTTATCGGAGACAGGGCACGAGTATCAAAGCCGTCTGCATGAGCTTGATTATTATTTTGGTAGATATCCACATGCACTTGAATATGTGAAGAACACTTGGTTGAACGAGTATAAAGAGAGGTTTGTGTCTGTATGGACAGATACATGTATGCATTATGGCCACTCGACATCAAataggtaaattttttaatcttatttgtttttgtatggAAGTCATCATATACTAGTAATTATTTTGTATGGCAGGGTGGAAGGCTCAAGTGCGAAACTGAAAAAACTACTTGGCAACAGCCGAGGTAGTTTCGAAATGTCTTGGGAAAGGATTCACTCCTTGTTAGAGTTGCAACATGAAGACATCAAGGTATCACTTGAGAAGTGTTTGGCCGTCGTCCAACACAATTTCATGCATGATGAATTGAAGGAGTTGCGAGGTTTTGTATCCTCCATTGCTTTGAGCACAATTGTTTGTGAGTCGAAGAAAGCCAATTTGGTGGGTGTGGATTATTCGTCATGTGGTTGCACCATTCGACGCACACATGGATTGCCCTGTGTGCATGAGATTGCAGAGTATAGACAAACTAGTCGCCCCATTCCTCTTTACTGTGTTGATCCTTATTGGAAGAAATTGGATTTGTTGTACTCCCCAAAGTTTAGTGACCACGCAACTCACGTAATTACAAAAATGTATAGGATCTTAAAGCGGTGGATGGATAGCGATGAGGATGGCAGGGTAGATATTAGTACAAAGTTGGAGGAGATTCTGAATATGGAGTCAATTACCAAGACTACCGAGCAGCCAAGTAGAATTGGCACTACCACTCATTGCAATCTTTCTGCCTTTGAGTTGGCCTTGTCCTGTCAAGTAAGTCATTCACCAGCTGACAGGGTTGCCGCAGTCACTACCACATCCCACTCAGAGAAAACAACGAGGCATCCACCCAAGATGAAGGTATGTATGAACATCATTGACTTGTATTCACTATTATTTTGTCGATACTTGAAAGTTGAAACTAGTATATTTATGAATATTGCTGTGCAGGCGCTCAGGATGTCTCCTCTCACTTCTTCTACGCTGAAAGAGCAGTTTCCTACTGCTTTGAAGCCATATATTTCCTCCATTAGGGATTTTACAGGTGATGGTAATTGTGGCTATCGAGTTATAGCTGGATTGATGGGTTTTGGTGATGATTCTTGGAGCAAGGTACGCAGAGAATTGTTGAATGAGTTGCATTCTCATCAAACACAATATGAGAACCTTTTCGGTAGACATGATAGGGTTGACGAGCTTATGCATGCactctcattctttgaggaTTCCCCACCATATGATAGGTGGTTGACCATGCCTGATATGGGACACATTATCGCATCATGCTATAATGTAGTTGTGATCTATTTATCCATGTCATTATGTCTCACATTTTTGCCAACGAGGACTGTGTCATTGCCCTTGTTAGAGCGCCGACACATTGCCATTGGTTCAGTCAGTGATGACCATTTTGTTCAGGTATTGTAAATGGCTTGAATACCTTGATTACCATATATGCTTTGATGTGCTTCGTGGAGGTGATTGTCCATTCCTAACTGTTGGTGTGTCATGTTCTCCATAGGTTTATATGTTTCCAGGGCATCCAATGCCACCTGTCTCGGAATGTTGGCACCAAGTTTGCCTACCAGGTACTGATGGTTGGCAAATCCCATACGCTGAACGTATTCAACGATTTAGACAGACTTTTGGTTCGGATGTAGCTACTCAAGAGATGCAGTCGCTCAATAACTGTTGACATGATCTGATCGATATTCTTTTTGGTCAGCGGTTGACACTCAATTTTTCATTGATTGCTAATACATAGTTACAACACTCTGTGAATAGTGATAAGATTATACAGTGTTCAAGTTTTTCCTTTTTCCGAGCCTGTGCttgtgcattttttttctttttctttacaaCGCAGGGTAacatttccttttgttttgccCTTCATTCACGAAGTTTTTATTGGCATGCAAATGGATGTTTACCCCCTCCCCTCTCCCCAACCCAAACAAATATTATCTGTCATCTTTTTTACCTTTTGTTTCCACCGATCTGAACCGGTTTAAAGTgatatgtttaatttttgggaGTTGCTATtggcattaaaaaaaaataattcatgtCAACTAAAGGCAATGGTTATCAAACGTTCTCTTAGTATGCTTTTTCGTTCTAGATTATACTAGTTTAAGATGCCCTTTGTAACACCCTGTACCAAATATTGTTAATATGATAATTATAATATTTGGAGATAGTGATAAACTAATATTACTGCATATTAAGTATATgatcgaaagtggctaactcgagatcaaaatgatgtgttatgcaaatctcagggaccatgtTGGCTAAAACGTCTTTAAAGAATGAATTGTAATGTGATTTGGATTAAATGGTGTACATGGACCAAAATGCTATTAAATGTTTCTTTATAATTATGAGTTGGTAACATTATTCGAAATACTTTTCGGGAGCTCGGATGTATATGCAGAATTGGAAAATAGAGTTATACTATATTTGTGCAAGGCCATGAGTTAATTGTTGGAAACACTAGTTTTTAATTCCGTTGGGGATGCCAGGAAATGAGGTGGCAAGATGGTAGTAGTTAGTATTTAATTTTAGAAAATAGATTTATGCATCCATCAAATAAACCGATTGATGAAGGTCTAACATTGTAATAAATTCATAAATTTGTCTATGAaattataatgttttaaagatgaggTAATGTTTTAAAATAGAGGTACAATATTGTCATGTCACTCAAATTTGAGAatgtaaaattttttttttttttttttttttttgaaaatatcataatattttttaatatcatTTCATACACATGCAATTTCAACAGAGATAAGTGGGCTCAAATCACATCACTTCCACCTCTAAAAAGTCCTGGGCAATAGGCAATTCAATCTCTTAAGTAAACATTAACTACCTAAGTACATATCTACTTTTAAACCGAATAGCCAGATTATTggaataaaatattatttttatataatataataaaaaatattgaaatgtggtgtaaagtTGAAGAACATATTAGatgtttacaaaaaaaaaaagtataaattatttatgtttttttatatttttttaagttttgcatttttaattaatttttttataatttttaattatgactCATGTCATCCTTATGTCACATGGCTTAGGAGCTAGCCAGTCCATTTTTGCTTGGATGAGCAACTGGGCTTATACCATCTCCAatccttgggctaaaagccaaatttttttaacCCAGAAATAGCTTTTCTGCTCCATCCTGTCtgacctaaaattttagccccaaattattaaagaatgaacttaggctaattttttttcttaaatttacattttaaaaaaaaaattatgtagactatcgtaaattaattttatgaacattttaatctaaaaatatttaaatttcaatacataagtatttatagagtttttgggtgaattttgagttaaataattttttttaattattttagaggttggatttaaatttgggttgttagattttttttttttttaccgttagattttaTTATATTCGATT includes:
- the LOC126633358 gene encoding uncharacterized protein LOC126633358, with the translated sequence MEHQIVNQSSSNEEYSSAGGSGACSERVIDFTGEFTTNEIFKSRDELVEWARERGHSIGLVIIIKNSDTGGVGSKKPRIKLGCERGGIYKRRIDESVQKKRPKRSGTKKCGCPFLLKGVSLGDDDEWKLEVICGVHNHHAEKSNTRRLSEEEKAVLVDMSKSSAKPKDILRTIQKNDGLNINETIKTIYNVRQRLKLKENAVRSQMHVLLNKLSAHKYIEWHRSSDDNSMVKDLFWTHPASVDVLRAFPHVLIMDCISETYSFPLLEIVGVTCTNITFSAAFAYLDAKNEDNYIWALSRLRAVLDEHCLPTVIVMDKDLPLMSAVHSIFPSARHLLCKLHISKHVLAKCKDMFEGKDQLDKFMMSWNMLVLSETGHEYQSRLHELDYYFGRYPHALEYVKNTWLNEYKERFVSVWTDTCMHYGHSTSNRVEGSSAKLKKLLGNSRGSFEMSWERIHSLLELQHEDIKVSLEKCLAVVQHNFMHDELKELRGFVSSIALSTIVCESKKANLVGVDYSSCGCTIRRTHGLPCVHEIAEYRQTSRPIPLYCVDPYWKKLDLLYSPKFSDHATHVITKMYRILKRWMDSDEDGRVDISTKLEEILNMESITKTTEQPSRIGTTTHCNLSAFELALSCQVSHSPADRVAAVTTTSHSEKTTRHPPKMKALRMSPLTSSTLKEQFPTALKPYISSIRDFTGDGNCGYRVIAGLMGFGDDSWSKVRRELLNELHSHQTQYENLFGRHDRVDELMHALSFFEDSPPYDRWLTMPDMGHIIASCYNVVVIYLSMSLCLTFLPTRTVSLPLLERRHIAIGSVSDDHFVQVYMFPGHPMPPVSECWHQVCLPGTDGWQIPYAERIQRFRQTFGSDVATQEMQSLNNC